The following are encoded in a window of Massilia sp. R2A-15 genomic DNA:
- the trmB gene encoding tRNA (guanosine(46)-N7)-methyltransferase TrmB, which yields MLYDPTEHRIRSFVTRAGRLSIAQARALEELGPKFLIEYAKAPLDFEQAFGRKAPVILEIGFGMGDTTAHIAKGMPEKDFIGVEVHTPGVGSLLKQIGEQGLTNLRLIQHDAVEVLNQMIPDASLAGVHVFFPDPWHKARHNKRRLLQTPFVRLLAEKLAPGGYLHCATDWEDYAVQMLEVLGSEPLLKNTAEGYAPQPAYRPLTKFENRGIKLGHGVWDLVFEKK from the coding sequence ATGCTGTACGACCCCACCGAACACCGCATCCGCAGCTTCGTCACTCGTGCCGGCCGGCTGTCGATCGCCCAGGCGCGCGCGCTGGAAGAACTGGGGCCGAAGTTCCTGATCGAGTACGCCAAGGCGCCGCTCGATTTCGAGCAGGCGTTCGGCCGCAAGGCGCCGGTGATCCTGGAGATCGGTTTCGGCATGGGCGACACCACCGCGCACATCGCCAAGGGCATGCCGGAGAAGGACTTCATCGGCGTCGAAGTGCACACCCCGGGCGTCGGCAGCCTGCTCAAGCAGATCGGCGAGCAGGGCCTGACTAACCTGCGCCTGATCCAGCATGACGCGGTCGAAGTGCTGAACCAGATGATCCCCGACGCTTCGCTGGCCGGCGTCCACGTATTCTTCCCTGACCCCTGGCACAAGGCGCGCCACAACAAGCGCCGCCTGCTGCAAACGCCATTCGTCAGGCTGCTGGCCGAGAAGCTGGCGCCGGGCGGCTACCTGCACTGCGCGACCGACTGGGAAGACTACGCGGTGCAGATGCTCGAGGTGCTGGGCAGCGAGCCGCTGCTGAAGAACACCGCCGAAGGCTACGCGCCGCAACCGGCCTACCGTCCGCTGACCAAGTTCGAAAACCGCGGCATCAAGCTCGGTCACGGCGTGTGGGACCTGGTGTTCGAGAAGAAGTAA
- the arsN2 gene encoding arsenic resistance N-acetyltransferase ArsN2 codes for MLLMRSATEQDFDAAIALLGACKLPHEDLHPGGMGEFIVAMESRSLLGVIGLERFGKVGLLRSLAVSPERRSAGLGGELVDALERRSRDAGVEALYLLTTTAADFFARRGYAIVPRAQAPASIQSTQEFSTLCPSQAVCLRKILTEQGGEP; via the coding sequence ATGTTGCTGATGCGGTCCGCCACGGAACAGGACTTCGACGCCGCGATCGCATTGCTCGGCGCCTGCAAGCTGCCGCACGAAGACCTACACCCCGGCGGCATGGGCGAATTCATCGTCGCCATGGAAAGCCGGTCCCTGCTTGGCGTGATCGGCCTCGAGCGCTTTGGAAAGGTCGGCCTGCTGCGTTCGCTCGCCGTGAGCCCGGAACGCCGCAGTGCCGGGCTCGGCGGCGAACTGGTCGACGCCCTCGAGCGCAGGTCGCGCGATGCAGGCGTTGAAGCGCTGTACCTGCTGACGACGACCGCGGCCGACTTTTTCGCGCGGCGCGGATACGCCATCGTGCCGCGCGCACAAGCGCCCGCATCCATCCAGTCCACGCAGGAATTTTCCACCCTGTGCCCGTCGCAGGCGGTGTGCCTGCGCAAAATCCTCACTGAACAAGGCGGTGAACCATGA
- a CDS encoding helix-turn-helix transcriptional regulator, with translation MENKEAIVALNALAQESRLAVFRLLVQAGTEGMPATRIAEHLAIPPSSLSFHLKELTHAGLVSPTKAGRSLIYTASFGTMNDLIGFLTENCCGGNPCSPAGSATCPTNQGVCS, from the coding sequence ATGGAAAACAAAGAAGCCATCGTGGCCCTGAACGCACTGGCCCAGGAATCGCGCCTCGCCGTGTTTCGCCTGCTGGTGCAAGCCGGAACGGAAGGCATGCCGGCCACTCGCATCGCCGAACACCTCGCCATTCCGCCGTCGTCGCTGTCATTCCATTTGAAGGAGTTGACGCACGCCGGCTTGGTGTCGCCCACCAAGGCCGGGCGCTCGCTGATCTACACGGCCAGTTTCGGCACGATGAACGACCTGATTGGCTTTTTGACTGAAAACTGCTGCGGCGGCAATCCGTGTTCGCCCGCTGGCAGCGCCACCTGTCCCACCAACCAAGGAGTCTGCTCATGA
- a CDS encoding MIP/aquaporin family protein — MTVAKRLVAEGLGSAMLLAVVVGSGIMAERLAGGNVALALLANALATGAGLVALILMFGTISGAHFNPVVTLSEAWQGNMPAREVAPYIGVQLLGAFAGVAAAHLMFSLPVFFASAHVRTGGAQWWSECVATFGLVGVIMGCSRSRPAVTPFAVAAYITSAYWFTSSTSFANPAVTLARAASDTFAGIRAADAPGFIAAQLVGGAAATLLFGWLYPSAPAGATIAGTVAPGDFDPQRAQR; from the coding sequence ATGACGGTGGCGAAGCGCCTCGTGGCGGAAGGCCTGGGCAGCGCCATGCTGCTGGCGGTGGTGGTCGGCTCCGGCATCATGGCCGAGCGCCTCGCGGGGGGCAATGTGGCTCTGGCCTTGCTGGCGAATGCGCTGGCCACCGGCGCCGGGCTGGTCGCGCTGATCCTGATGTTCGGCACCATCTCGGGCGCGCATTTCAACCCGGTGGTCACCTTGTCCGAAGCGTGGCAGGGCAACATGCCGGCGCGCGAAGTGGCGCCCTACATCGGCGTGCAACTGCTCGGCGCCTTTGCCGGCGTGGCTGCGGCGCACCTGATGTTTTCGCTGCCCGTGTTCTTCGCATCGGCGCACGTGCGCACCGGCGGCGCGCAATGGTGGAGCGAGTGCGTGGCCACCTTCGGCCTGGTCGGCGTCATCATGGGATGTTCGCGCAGCCGCCCCGCGGTGACGCCGTTCGCGGTTGCGGCCTACATCACCTCCGCCTATTGGTTCACCTCATCGACTTCGTTCGCCAATCCCGCCGTGACGCTCGCGCGGGCGGCGAGCGATACCTTCGCCGGCATCCGCGCGGCCGATGCGCCCGGTTTCATCGCGGCGCAGTTGGTGGGAGGCGCGGCGGCGACGCTGCTGTTTGGCTGGCTTTATCCGAGCGCTCCGGCAGGCGCCACTATCGCCGGCACCGTGGCGCCCGGCGACTTCGATCCGCAGCGCGCCCAGCGCTGA
- a CDS encoding ArsI/CadI family heavy metal resistance metalloenzyme: MKRLHVHVSVADLADSIRFYSGMFASPPTVVKPDYAKWALDDPRVNFAISQRGAAVGVNHLGIQVESAEELGEMHGRLQALQGEVETEEGAACCYAKSDKYWVNDPAGIAWETFHTLDTIPVFGAAATEPGAGEACCVPAVKAKAAAACCAPKSQCC; this comes from the coding sequence ATGAAACGCTTGCACGTTCACGTATCCGTCGCCGATCTTGCCGACAGCATCCGGTTTTACTCCGGCATGTTTGCCTCGCCGCCCACCGTGGTCAAGCCTGACTACGCGAAATGGGCGCTCGACGATCCGCGCGTCAATTTCGCCATTTCGCAACGCGGCGCGGCAGTTGGCGTGAATCACCTGGGCATCCAGGTCGAATCGGCCGAGGAACTCGGCGAGATGCATGGTCGCCTGCAAGCGCTGCAGGGCGAGGTCGAAACGGAAGAGGGCGCGGCGTGCTGCTACGCCAAGTCCGACAAGTACTGGGTCAACGATCCCGCGGGCATTGCCTGGGAAACCTTCCATACGCTCGATACGATCCCGGTGTTTGGCGCGGCCGCAACCGAGCCCGGCGCCGGCGAGGCTTGTTGCGTGCCGGCCGTCAAGGCGAAGGCGGCCGCCGCATGCTGTGCGCCAAAGAGCCAATGTTGCTGA
- a CDS encoding arsenate reductase ArsC produces MNEKIYNVLFLCTGNSARSIMAEALVTTLGAGRFKGFSAGSKPGGTVNPFAIEQVQQMGYPVDQLRSKSWDEFAAPGAPRMDFIITVCDNAAGETCPFWPGHPATAHWGFEDPAAVEGTEQQKRAAFETICRQIRRKVDAFVGLPPQLFDTPAINDEIRKIGEMPV; encoded by the coding sequence ATGAATGAAAAGATCTACAACGTGCTGTTCCTATGCACAGGCAATTCGGCGCGCAGCATCATGGCCGAAGCCCTGGTGACGACGCTTGGCGCCGGCCGCTTCAAGGGCTTCAGCGCCGGCAGCAAGCCGGGCGGCACGGTGAACCCGTTCGCCATCGAACAGGTGCAGCAGATGGGCTATCCGGTCGACCAGCTGCGCAGCAAGAGCTGGGACGAATTCGCCGCGCCCGGCGCGCCGCGGATGGACTTCATCATCACCGTGTGCGACAACGCGGCCGGCGAGACCTGTCCATTCTGGCCCGGCCATCCGGCGACCGCACACTGGGGCTTCGAGGACCCGGCCGCGGTGGAGGGTACGGAACAACAGAAGCGCGCGGCGTTCGAGACCATCTGCCGACAGATCCGCAGGAAGGTCGATGCCTTCGTCGGCTTGCCGCCACAGCTATTCGACACGCCGGCCATCAATGACGAAATTCGCAAAATCGGGGAGATGCCGGTATGA
- a CDS encoding PhoX family phosphatase, whose translation MTPVPTVPRRRLLQLLAAAPLLPLSSFSAASLLSGCGAQAGIATAATPGAATLAGVTFSSMPAPSLSNPAAMATTSTTSVMTARFSDASKIDFKLAYQPFFITGDLVADGAGGRIVAGGYYDIHGAPIIDATVAGRERQFFSDSPDGTSLLTVPNAKAAGVKGNTVFAVVQFEYTTGAQDGVTGMYGRLPSPIAVLTLDQDPATGKLSLVKYHNVDTSSVNGLWITCGASLSPWGTHLSSEEYEPNAFTAATDAQFKAFSKNLYGSETAANPYNYGHLPEVTVNADGTASIKKHYCLGRISHELVQVMPDNRTVIMGDDATNSGYFVFVAEKEKDLSAGSLYVARVGAGFSLDPTAAAAPLSWIKLGSATSAEVRAMAASLKPTDIMDVRSADPHDASYTRIAASGRIEWVKLAPGMEKAAAFLETHRYAALVGASMGFTKMEGTTVNIQDKIAYSALQNCQGSMVAGNALNVPGNGVSIPKALDAGAVMMLNLKGGAKDSAGAAIDSEWMPADTKALLTGEDIAADALGNTANPDKVANPDNLKFSEKMRTLFIGEDSSQHVNNFLWAYNVDTRVLARVMSIPAGGESTGLHAVDEINGWTYIMSNFQHAGDWGAIHAVVKPTLDPLIRANYKDKSGAAVGYLTGELSQIRLSK comes from the coding sequence ATGACCCCTGTCCCGACTGTGCCGCGCCGCCGCCTGCTGCAACTGCTCGCCGCCGCCCCCCTGCTGCCACTGTCATCGTTCAGCGCAGCGAGCCTGCTGTCCGGCTGCGGCGCCCAGGCCGGCATCGCCACCGCCGCGACGCCCGGCGCCGCAACGCTGGCCGGTGTGACCTTCAGCTCCATGCCGGCGCCCTCGCTGTCCAATCCCGCGGCGATGGCAACCACCAGCACGACCTCGGTCATGACCGCGCGCTTCAGCGACGCCAGCAAGATCGACTTCAAGCTGGCCTACCAGCCCTTCTTCATCACCGGAGACCTGGTCGCCGACGGCGCAGGCGGCAGGATCGTCGCCGGCGGCTACTACGACATCCACGGCGCGCCGATTATCGACGCCACCGTCGCCGGCAGGGAGCGCCAGTTTTTCTCCGACTCGCCGGACGGCACCTCGCTGCTCACCGTCCCGAACGCGAAAGCGGCCGGCGTGAAGGGCAATACCGTGTTCGCCGTGGTGCAGTTCGAGTACACCACCGGGGCGCAGGATGGCGTGACCGGCATGTACGGGCGTCTGCCGTCGCCGATCGCCGTGCTGACCCTCGATCAGGACCCGGCCACCGGCAAGCTGTCGCTGGTGAAGTACCACAACGTCGATACCTCCAGCGTGAACGGCCTGTGGATCACCTGCGGCGCCAGCCTGTCGCCGTGGGGGACCCACCTGTCCAGCGAGGAGTACGAACCCAACGCATTTACCGCCGCCACCGACGCGCAGTTCAAGGCCTTCAGCAAGAACCTGTACGGCAGCGAAACCGCGGCCAATCCCTACAACTACGGACACCTGCCGGAAGTGACGGTCAATGCTGACGGCACGGCGTCCATCAAAAAGCACTACTGCCTGGGGCGCATCTCGCACGAACTGGTGCAGGTCATGCCGGACAACCGCACTGTGATCATGGGCGACGACGCCACCAACAGCGGCTACTTCGTCTTCGTTGCCGAGAAGGAGAAGGACCTGTCGGCGGGTAGCCTGTATGTCGCCAGGGTCGGCGCCGGCTTCTCGCTCGATCCGACGGCCGCCGCGGCGCCGCTCTCCTGGATCAAGCTCGGGTCGGCCACCAGCGCGGAGGTCCGGGCCATGGCGGCGTCGCTGAAGCCGACCGACATCATGGACGTGCGCAGCGCTGACCCGCACGACGCGAGCTACACCAGGATCGCGGCGAGCGGGCGCATCGAATGGGTAAAGCTGGCGCCGGGCATGGAGAAGGCGGCGGCCTTCCTCGAGACCCATCGCTACGCGGCGCTGGTGGGCGCATCGATGGGCTTCACCAAGATGGAAGGCACGACCGTCAACATTCAGGACAAGATCGCCTACTCGGCGCTGCAGAACTGCCAGGGCTCGATGGTGGCGGGGAACGCGCTGAACGTGCCGGGCAACGGCGTGTCGATCCCGAAGGCGCTCGACGCGGGCGCGGTGATGATGCTGAACCTGAAGGGCGGCGCGAAGGACAGCGCCGGCGCGGCAATCGACAGCGAGTGGATGCCGGCCGATACGAAAGCGCTGCTGACGGGCGAGGACATCGCCGCCGACGCGCTGGGCAATACCGCCAATCCCGACAAGGTCGCCAATCCGGACAACCTGAAGTTCTCGGAGAAGATGCGCACGCTGTTCATCGGCGAGGACAGCAGCCAGCACGTCAACAACTTCCTGTGGGCGTACAACGTCGACACCAGGGTGCTGGCGCGGGTAATGTCGATTCCCGCCGGCGGCGAGTCGACCGGCCTGCACGCGGTCGATGAAATCAATGGCTGGACCTACATCATGAGCAACTTCCAGCATGCGGGCGACTGGGGCGCCATTCACGCCGTCGTCAAGCCGACGCTCGATCCGCTGATCCGGGCCAACTACAAGGACAAGTCAGGCGCCGCGGTGGGCTACCTGACCGGGGAATTGAGCCAGATCCGGCTGTCGAAGTAG